The proteins below come from a single Nitrospiraceae bacterium genomic window:
- a CDS encoding right-handed parallel beta-helix repeat-containing protein gives MPAEHSPLHEPPHNPFGGKTLIVDAEHPGCFTLPSEALAHAQQDDQIFIRPGVYEDRLVLTERTIHLVGAGRDQVTIFNRRSGPCYLQRVSGGHISGITFRYVGSDQHSALNILDSVCTISHCRATEGILSGVVIYGPDCRPTLLDNEISHNRESGIFSFAGAQPYLRENTCFGNHHFGMAARDEGTRPDMIKNICRENMLSGILLFHLAKALILENTCEENSHWGIVLTPDCETTPKSEDLPQSNHLAHNPRGAYTLTTEPLADIGR, from the coding sequence TTGCCCGCTGAACACTCACCCCTTCACGAACCGCCACACAATCCTTTCGGGGGAAAAACGTTAATTGTGGACGCGGAGCACCCAGGTTGCTTCACCCTACCCAGCGAAGCTCTCGCTCACGCGCAACAAGATGATCAAATATTCATTCGACCGGGGGTTTATGAAGATCGGTTGGTACTGACTGAGCGAACCATCCATTTGGTCGGCGCCGGACGGGACCAGGTCACAATATTCAATCGGCGGAGCGGTCCTTGCTATCTTCAGCGAGTTTCCGGCGGACACATCAGTGGTATCACGTTTCGTTATGTGGGCAGCGACCAACATTCCGCCCTGAATATTTTAGATTCGGTGTGCACCATATCTCACTGCAGGGCCACGGAAGGGATTTTATCCGGAGTCGTTATTTATGGACCGGATTGCCGCCCGACCTTGCTCGACAACGAGATTTCTCATAATCGGGAGTCCGGTATTTTTTCGTTTGCCGGAGCTCAACCGTACCTGCGTGAAAATACGTGTTTTGGGAATCATCATTTTGGAATGGCTGCACGGGACGAGGGCACTCGACCCGACATGATTAAAAACATCTGTCGGGAAAATATGCTAAGCGGCATTCTCCTCTTTCACCTCGCCAAGGCGCTTATCCTCGAAAATACTTGTGAAGAAAATTCGCATTGGGGAATTGTGCTCACTCCGGATTGTGAAACCACCCCAAAATCTGAAGACCTCCCCCAGTCAAATCATTTGGCACATAACCCTCGCGGAGCCTATACCCTCACCACAGAACCTTTGGCTGATATTGGTCGCTAG
- a CDS encoding DUF2294 family protein codes for MPSINLNRNPWAAAQPVYEPAFLRPTILIRLKGVLTRAERQLTKCEEGIGMIKQSVKISSPKEENNRGVNSWDSPVRKRLPCLRISIPGSKNASSSWL; via the coding sequence ATGCCATCAATAAATTTGAACAGGAATCCATGGGCCGCGGCCCAACCGGTGTACGAGCCAGCATTTCTACGTCCCACCATCCTCATTCGGCTCAAAGGTGTTCTTACGCGAGCCGAGCGCCAACTGACTAAGTGTGAAGAAGGCATTGGAATGATCAAGCAAAGCGTCAAAATCTCATCTCCCAAGGAGGAGAACAACCGTGGCGTGAATTCCTGGGACTCCCCGGTACGGAAACGACTGCCCTGTTTACGGATATCGATACCCGGATCGAAGAACGCATCATCGTCCTGGCTTTAG
- a CDS encoding thiol oxidoreductase-like protein, producing MSFITGLPGAQAQETDITQSPNNEQAGIQKTLEQQIGAGRGDINTPDSSLYIINRDPFRSIRRGRSIFQRKFTVEQGFGPRTGDGHGDIAAEGSIGAGLVDSCAGCHGRPRGAAGFGGDVFTRPDSRDAPHLFGLGIIEMLADEITQDLRQARDRAIVQAKQRGRSVEVSLKSKDISYGTIRVNPDGSMDPSRLEGVDSDLRVRPFFHHGGTISIREFVVGALNAEMGLEAFDPDLAKAVGGEEVVTPAGMVLNGKIDKIEAPPASSVSDDPDRDGVANEIPVSLVDHLEFYLLNYFKPAIGRQTHDSEKGEKIFKDIQCTGCHIQNLVIEKDRRVADVETSFNEQKGIFNDLFAVATPLFQEVPASGSPSVKKPNGQRFVVKNIYADFKRHDLGSTYWERNFDGTLTKEFMTEPLWGVGTTAPYGHDGRSIDLWSVIMRHGGEAKEARDRFARLPDVKQGQVIDFLQTLVLFPPDDTASNLNPGDPQAPNFPQYGHGNIKLPALFNNPGDLE from the coding sequence ATGTCGTTTATAACGGGTCTACCTGGAGCGCAGGCACAGGAAACGGATATTACGCAAAGCCCGAATAATGAACAAGCAGGAATTCAGAAAACGTTAGAGCAGCAAATTGGGGCGGGCAGGGGAGATATCAACACTCCCGATTCCTCGCTCTATATTATTAATCGGGATCCGTTTCGTTCTATCCGGCGTGGTCGAAGCATTTTCCAGCGAAAGTTTACAGTCGAACAGGGTTTTGGTCCGCGGACGGGGGATGGCCATGGGGATATTGCGGCTGAGGGGTCGATCGGTGCCGGGCTTGTCGATAGTTGTGCGGGTTGCCATGGACGACCACGTGGAGCTGCGGGGTTTGGTGGAGACGTGTTTACCCGACCAGATAGCCGGGATGCCCCGCATTTGTTCGGATTAGGGATTATTGAGATGCTTGCCGATGAAATTACTCAGGATCTACGGCAAGCCCGGGACCGGGCCATTGTCCAAGCCAAGCAAAGAGGGCGATCCGTAGAGGTGTCGTTAAAGAGCAAAGACATTTCCTATGGAACCATTAGAGTGAATCCTGACGGTTCGATGGATCCATCACGATTAGAAGGCGTCGATTCGGATCTCCGGGTACGACCGTTTTTTCACCATGGCGGAACCATATCCATCAGGGAATTTGTGGTAGGTGCGTTGAATGCAGAAATGGGCCTTGAAGCCTTTGATCCTGATCTTGCGAAAGCTGTTGGCGGTGAGGAGGTGGTGACGCCAGCGGGAATGGTGTTAAATGGAAAGATTGATAAAATCGAAGCGCCACCGGCTTCCAGCGTAAGTGATGATCCTGATCGAGATGGGGTTGCCAATGAAATTCCCGTGAGTCTGGTGGACCACCTCGAGTTCTATTTGTTGAATTATTTTAAACCTGCCATTGGGCGCCAGACGCATGATTCCGAAAAAGGTGAAAAGATCTTCAAGGACATTCAATGCACCGGCTGTCATATCCAAAATTTGGTCATTGAGAAAGATCGGCGGGTGGCTGATGTGGAAACTTCGTTTAACGAACAGAAAGGGATATTTAATGACCTGTTCGCCGTAGCGACTCCCCTGTTCCAAGAAGTCCCGGCATCGGGTTCGCCTTCGGTGAAAAAGCCAAATGGACAGCGCTTTGTCGTCAAGAATATCTATGCGGATTTCAAACGACATGACTTGGGCTCAACCTATTGGGAACGCAACTTTGATGGCACGTTGACCAAGGAGTTTATGACCGAACCACTATGGGGAGTGGGCACAACTGCTCCTTACGGGCATGATGGGCGGAGTATCGATCTATGGTCGGTCATCATGCGGCACGGCGGTGAAGCGAAGGAGGCGCGAGATCGGTTTGCCCGGTTACCGGATGTAAAGCAAGGGCAGGTTATTGATTTTCTACAGACCCTGGTTTTGTTTCCGCCGGACGATACAGCTTCCAATTTGAATCCGGGTGATCCCCAGGCCCCGAATTTCCCCCAATACGGCCATGGCAATATTAAGTTGCCTGCGTTATTTAATAATCCCGGAGATTTGGAATAA
- a CDS encoding DUF2309 domain-containing protein codes for MNRLEQDCSKVTSWKWLREIVDEACQPIGPYWPMKTFAYYNPIRDLEHLPFARAIEEANGLLGAQGFLPVEEYRQFFFQGRITLSALERAIRRVGPPLPAKAIIQVGARTLHVQDVWRIHAAYGIEILPAMLMTWTLEMEGLTTRFRSDLPEASRSSIIDRTIRECEKCRHDPESAYLHNLWKSSLAVCHLSDPLSGLTSFHAPDPSGSANASGQKDAFVPVDLPRDRTLGDWLDRETGSVLIETINTHMIKWTGAYVDEGVAGWSMPSRDKGFYAAWRELAEGDLSSRFLGIPDLRQKFGELSDSPEQMLSKHLEELKIPKERWQNYLSRHLAQLPGWAGFIRWRSDHTGYPAQQHYPIDPLQYLAVRLFYESGMVEGLCQREWGIKGTLPALLAYWNEQREREQVLNSPFSHATGPNNHAVCHQAWRLFHLAQFFELTPIEVHDLSYADMSTLLEWLDLFPQSAHGPVWLEAYEDVYRECLLRNISGHQGVTPVRNERPRAQGIFCIDARSESFRRHLEAQGLYETFGYAGFFGVPMSHVAFDSHDHLALCPILLTPHAEVTEVPRVGQNDRVKDYLSGTRWHQLSHHLFHDLKHNPLASFVMIDVLGMFFSVGLVGKTLFRTSFGAVKQSLQQWLGGTVATQIPVETPHENEQGNPRLGPLALGFTPLEQAAFVEGGLRVIGLTKNFGRFVMICGHGSQSENNPYYAALDCGACGGSHGDPNARVFAAMANNPEVRKILSDHGLVIPEDTWFLPAKHNTTTDRVTMYDLVDLPATHVEDLALLVRDLEQAGTHQALERCQRIPGAPTAISPRDAFKHVRQRSMDWANSRPEWGLSGNAAFLIGRRALTKGLDLEGRVFLHSYDPLPDPDGSLLEKIMTAPLIVGELINLTYYFSSVDPWAYGGGSKVIHNIVAGVGVMLGSQSDLQKGLPLQSVNDGARHYHEPMRLLAIIEAPTDRIRSIILKHALLQHVFHNQWMHVIAFDPDSKSFSRYLSDVTWEPVRMNI; via the coding sequence ATGAACAGGCTTGAGCAAGATTGTTCAAAGGTGACGAGTTGGAAATGGTTGCGGGAAATCGTTGATGAGGCGTGTCAGCCCATCGGGCCATATTGGCCGATGAAAACCTTTGCCTATTACAATCCCATTCGGGACCTCGAGCATTTACCCTTTGCCCGTGCGATTGAAGAAGCGAATGGGTTGCTGGGCGCCCAGGGATTTCTGCCTGTTGAAGAGTATCGCCAATTCTTTTTCCAAGGTCGGATTACTCTGTCGGCTCTTGAACGGGCAATTCGGCGGGTGGGGCCCCCATTACCTGCAAAGGCTATCATTCAAGTTGGAGCACGCACACTACATGTCCAGGATGTCTGGCGCATTCATGCCGCATACGGGATTGAAATCTTGCCTGCTATGCTGATGACGTGGACCCTGGAAATGGAGGGTCTGACCACACGATTTCGATCCGATCTCCCGGAGGCTTCTCGATCCTCCATTATTGATCGAACGATTCGGGAGTGCGAGAAGTGCCGCCATGATCCGGAATCCGCCTATCTGCATAATCTCTGGAAAAGTTCGTTGGCCGTGTGCCACTTGTCTGACCCTTTGTCAGGTCTGACTTCTTTCCATGCACCCGATCCCAGTGGGAGCGCAAATGCATCAGGACAAAAGGATGCATTCGTCCCGGTTGATTTACCTAGAGACAGAACGCTGGGTGATTGGTTGGACCGTGAGACTGGTAGCGTGCTGATTGAGACTATCAATACGCACATGATCAAATGGACGGGGGCATATGTCGACGAAGGTGTTGCGGGATGGAGTATGCCTTCCAGAGACAAAGGGTTCTATGCTGCGTGGCGAGAATTAGCCGAAGGGGATCTCTCAAGCAGATTCCTCGGGATTCCAGATCTTCGACAAAAATTCGGCGAATTGTCCGATTCACCGGAGCAAATGTTGAGCAAACATCTGGAAGAACTCAAAATCCCAAAGGAACGCTGGCAAAACTATCTCTCACGGCATCTGGCTCAATTGCCAGGTTGGGCAGGATTTATCCGATGGCGTAGTGACCACACCGGGTATCCTGCTCAACAACACTATCCCATTGATCCACTGCAATATCTGGCCGTTCGCCTTTTTTATGAATCTGGAATGGTAGAGGGCCTTTGCCAACGGGAATGGGGCATCAAGGGGACCTTGCCTGCACTCCTCGCTTATTGGAACGAACAACGTGAGCGTGAACAGGTGTTGAACTCTCCTTTTTCTCATGCCACCGGCCCTAATAATCATGCGGTATGTCACCAAGCCTGGCGACTTTTTCACCTGGCTCAGTTTTTTGAATTGACTCCAATTGAGGTCCATGACTTGTCTTACGCCGACATGTCAACCTTACTGGAGTGGCTGGATCTCTTTCCCCAATCTGCACATGGACCGGTATGGCTTGAAGCCTATGAGGACGTCTATCGGGAGTGTTTGCTGCGAAACATCAGCGGACATCAAGGGGTGACACCCGTTAGGAATGAGCGGCCTCGGGCACAAGGGATTTTTTGTATCGATGCTCGCTCGGAGTCGTTTCGGCGTCATCTTGAAGCTCAGGGGTTGTATGAAACATTCGGGTATGCGGGATTTTTTGGCGTGCCCATGAGTCATGTGGCATTTGATAGTCACGACCACTTGGCTTTGTGTCCGATTTTGTTGACACCACATGCGGAAGTGACCGAAGTGCCGCGAGTCGGGCAGAATGATCGGGTGAAGGACTATCTCTCGGGAACCAGGTGGCATCAACTCAGTCATCATCTCTTCCATGATCTGAAGCACAATCCATTGGCTTCTTTTGTGATGATTGATGTGCTAGGGATGTTTTTCAGCGTCGGGTTGGTAGGAAAAACGCTATTTCGAACATCCTTTGGTGCCGTCAAGCAGTCGTTGCAGCAGTGGTTGGGGGGCACTGTAGCTACGCAAATTCCCGTTGAAACTCCACATGAAAACGAGCAGGGAAATCCACGGTTGGGCCCACTGGCACTCGGTTTTACCCCATTGGAGCAAGCGGCCTTTGTGGAGGGGGGATTGCGAGTGATCGGCCTCACGAAAAACTTTGGCCGGTTTGTAATGATCTGCGGTCATGGAAGCCAGTCCGAAAACAATCCTTATTATGCGGCGCTGGATTGTGGTGCATGTGGAGGTAGTCATGGTGACCCGAATGCTCGTGTCTTTGCAGCCATGGCCAATAATCCAGAGGTTCGGAAAATTCTGAGCGATCATGGCCTGGTCATCCCAGAGGACACCTGGTTTCTTCCCGCCAAACACAACACGACCACAGATCGAGTGACGATGTATGACCTGGTCGATCTTCCTGCTACCCATGTAGAGGATTTAGCACTGTTGGTGAGGGACTTGGAGCAGGCTGGCACACATCAGGCATTGGAACGATGCCAGCGCATTCCAGGCGCTCCCACTGCCATATCTCCCCGTGACGCGTTCAAACATGTCAGGCAGCGGAGCATGGATTGGGCAAATTCGCGTCCTGAATGGGGGTTGTCAGGGAATGCCGCATTTTTGATTGGAAGGCGGGCACTTACCAAAGGTCTGGATTTGGAGGGGAGAGTCTTTTTGCATTCATACGACCCTCTCCCTGATCCTGATGGGAGTCTTCTTGAAAAAATCATGACCGCACCACTCATCGTGGGCGAATTGATTAACTTAACGTATTACTTTTCGTCGGTGGATCCTTGGGCCTATGGGGGTGGTAGCAAGGTCATTCACAATATCGTTGCCGGAGTTGGTGTGATGTTAGGGAGCCAAAGTGACCTGCAAAAAGGCCTTCCCCTCCAATCGGTAAACGATGGGGCGCGGCACTACCATGAGCCCATGCGCTTACTGGCTATCATTGAAGCGCCTACGGATCGAATACGGTCGATCATTCTGAAGCACGCTTTGCTTCAGCATGTTTTCCATAACCAATGGATGCATGTCATCGCGTTTGATCCGGACTCCAAAAGCTTTTCACGGTATCTCTCTGACGTAACCTGGGAACCGGTCAGGATGAACATATGA